The Paramisgurnus dabryanus chromosome 1, PD_genome_1.1, whole genome shotgun sequence genome includes a window with the following:
- the LOC135757583 gene encoding uromodulin-like encodes MIEINPLESRVHKNLAGEGMYQVRMIPYHDVGFSQPFNGSVNAELNQENFVEVRVDGVDSRQLVTVIDTCWATPVNDPDYSLRWDLITGECPNPHDNTVKLLQNGVSTSSRFSFRMFIFNSNSTKVYLHCAVHLCLANNNCSADCVSGYHQRVGRSLDFYDSSSISMGPFVWSDGNADKWTPEKGPWSGAPGLCGCLMILLVSLLSACTIF; translated from the exons ATGATAGAAATCAACCCACTGGAGAG TCGTGTGCACAAGAATCTTGCTGGTGAAGGGATGTATCAGGTCCGAATGATCCCATATCATGACGTTGGGTTCTCTCAGCCCTTCAATGGTAGTGTGAATGCAGAACTCAACCAGGAGAATTTTGTTGAGGTTCGTGTTGATGGGGTTGACAGTCGACAGTTGGTGACAGTGATTGACACATGTTGGGCTACACCTGTGAATGATCCAGATTACAGTCTGCGCTGGGATCTCATCACTGGAGA GTGTCCAAATCCACATGATAACACAGTGAAGCTTCTTCAGAATGGTGTCTCAACATCCAGCCGTTTCTCCTTCAGGATGTTCATCTTCAACTCAAACTCCACTAAAGTTTACCTGCACTGTGCTGTTCATCTTTGTCTGGCCAACAATAACTGCTCAGCG GACTGTGTCTCTGGATATCACCAGAGGGTCGGCAGGTCTCTGGACTTCTATGACAGTTCTTCTATATCAATGGGTCCTTTCGTCTGGTCTGATGGAAATGCAG ACAAATGGACCCCAGAAAAAGGGCCATGGTCCGGAGCTCCAGGTCTGTGTGGTTGTTTGATGATACTGCTGGTTTCACTCCTGAGTGCCTGCACCATCTTCTAG
- the LOC135743077 gene encoding legumain-like: MAAAGGKHWVMLAAGSKKWDNYRHQADVCHAYQIMHQNGIPDSQIVVMMYDDIAYNDKNPYPGKIINKPNGWNVYQRVPKDYTGQDVTPENFLAVLRGDKRAVRSNGPKKVIASGRNDTIFIYLSDHGGPGVFCFPNSPLYASDLIATIKQMAADRMFSKMVIYLEACYSGSMFTQLPSYINVYAVTAANPIESSYACYFDPVRKTYLSNEFSAVWMHHNEKCDLNKATFQDQFGYLQKKKCHSHFCWFGDMSVGQCPIREVLKNAPQKPPQIIKARKLRLTDLTPTHEVPFTILKHRIATETDAGKRQSLIRKQESLYQARAKIERTVQAIKQRFPAGADEDEVDGDYSTSIDLQEFKTVAEHFRTTCFDWHVEEFEIALSYMQVFARLCARGVEAERIKEAITTVGESSNALQ; the protein is encoded by the exons ATGGCAGCAGCAGGTGGAAAACATTGGGTAATGCTTGCTGCTGGTTCAAAGAAATGGGACAATTACAGGCACCAG GCCGATGTGTGTCACGCCTATCAGATAATGCATCAGAATGGAATCCCTGACTCTCAGATTGTGGTGATGATGTATGATGACATCGCTTATAATGACAA AAACCCATATCCTGGAAAGATTATAAATAAACCAAACGGATGGAATGTGTATCAGAGGGTTCCAAAAGACTACACTGGACAG GATgtaacacctgaaaactttctGGCTGTGCTCAGAGGTGATAAACGTGCTGTGAGAAGTAATGGTCCAAAAAAAGTCATTGCAAG TGGAAGAAATGATACGATATTCATCTACCTGTCAGATCATGGAGGTCCAGGCGTATTTTGTTTTCCTAACAGTCCT CTTTATGCCAGTGATCTTATTGCAACAATCAAGCAAATGGCGGCAGATAGGATGTTCTCAAAG ATGGTGATTTATTTGGAAGCTTGTTATTCTGGATCAATGTTCACACAACTCCCCAGCTACATTAATG TGTACGCAGTGACGGCAGCTAACCCGATTGAGAGTAGCTATGCCTGTTATTTTGACCCTGTGAGGAAGACATATCTATCCAATGAATTCTCAGCTGTTTGGATGCACCACAATGAAAAG TGTGACCTCAATAAAGCAACATTTCAGGATCAGTTTGGTTATCTTCAGAAAAAGAAGTGCCACTCTCACTTTTGCTGGTTTGGCGACATG AGTGTTGGTCAATGTCCAATCAGAGAGGTTTTGAAAAACGCCCCTCAGAAACCCCCGCAGATCATTAAAGCTCGAAAGCTCAGGTTAACTGATTTGACTCCTACCCATGAAGTCCCATTTACAATCTTGAAGCACCGAATTGCCACAGAAACTGATGCAGGAAAGAGACAAAGTCTGATCAGAAAACAAGAATCTCTTTATCAG GCTAGGGCTAAAATTGAGCGAACGGTTCAAGCTATCAAGCAACGCTTTCCTGCTGGTGCAGATGAGGATGAAGTGGATGGAGATTATAGTACTAGCATTGATTTACAGGAGTTCAAAACTGTAGCTGAGCATTTCAGGACAACATGTTTTGACTGGCACGTGGAAGAG TTTGAGATCGCCTTGTCCTACATGCAGGTGTTTGCTCGTCTCTGTGCACGTGGAGTTGAAGCGGAAAG AATCAAAGAGGCCATAACAACGGTCGGTGAAAGCTCTAATGCGTTACAATGA